One genomic segment of Thermodesulfobacterium sp. TA1 includes these proteins:
- the uvrC gene encoding excinuclease ABC subunit UvrC — MLMINLKEIPESPGVYLFKGGRGEVLYVGKAKNLKNRLSYYVKGLLLSPKIQRLVETTESLEYFLTRTEKEALLLEASLIKKYRPKYNVLLKDDKNYPLLRIGLQEEYPALQIVRRRKRGDKALYFGPFTSARGLREVLKLLSNLFPLRKCSLAEMKRRKNPCIYYQIKKCLAPCVHPIPKEEYQKLVQGIIEFFQGGGKKLAEKIREEIERLAENLEFERAAFLRDRLKDLEIILEKQAVVLQEALDLDFWFTQKTEAKEYFIVLFIRHGYLYGFQSFGIKNPLEGSTLKELLVQFYLDGKVIPPKIYLPYELEEKEDLEEVLTENANYKVEILVHPESEEFIVLKQIALKNLKEYVISEKRQEKPWYAGLAEEIKTVLKLSKEPRKIEAIDLSQFYGEAKVGATVCFFEGEPDKSLYRRYHIKEAGRDDYSMLYEVLYRRLKRGLEEQNLPDLFLIDGGKGHLETALRVVEDLNLKEVEIRAIAKNEKRQPEKLYIPGRKNPVFLPKHKEVHHFIGRIMEEAHRFAKTFAEKSKTQKNLLGWLDNIRGIGPKRKEVLLSHFKSLEEIIQAPLEKIAKLPGFNLKLAKTLKENLTRYQT, encoded by the coding sequence ATGTTAATGATAAATTTAAAAGAAATCCCCGAATCACCCGGAGTTTATCTCTTTAAAGGAGGAAGAGGAGAAGTCCTTTATGTAGGAAAGGCCAAAAATCTAAAAAATAGGTTGTCCTATTATGTAAAAGGACTTCTCCTTTCTCCTAAAATTCAACGTTTAGTAGAAACTACTGAAAGTTTAGAATACTTTCTTACTCGAACAGAAAAGGAAGCCCTTCTTCTTGAAGCAAGTCTTATCAAGAAATATCGTCCTAAATATAACGTTCTTTTAAAGGATGATAAAAACTATCCTCTTTTAAGGATAGGATTACAAGAAGAATATCCTGCTTTACAAATTGTACGTAGAAGAAAAAGGGGAGATAAAGCCTTATACTTTGGCCCTTTCACCTCTGCCCGTGGTCTAAGAGAGGTCCTTAAACTCCTCTCTAACCTTTTTCCTTTGAGAAAATGTAGCCTCGCAGAGATGAAAAGAAGAAAAAACCCTTGTATTTATTATCAAATCAAAAAATGCTTAGCCCCTTGTGTTCATCCTATACCTAAAGAAGAATATCAAAAATTAGTTCAAGGAATAATAGAATTTTTCCAAGGAGGAGGGAAAAAATTAGCAGAAAAAATCCGAGAAGAAATAGAAAGACTTGCTGAAAATTTAGAGTTCGAACGAGCGGCTTTTTTAAGAGATAGGCTAAAAGACCTTGAAATCATCTTAGAAAAACAGGCGGTAGTTCTACAAGAAGCCTTAGACTTAGACTTTTGGTTTACTCAAAAAACAGAAGCTAAGGAATATTTTATCGTTCTTTTTATAAGACATGGGTACCTTTATGGCTTCCAAAGTTTTGGGATTAAAAACCCTCTTGAAGGGTCTACCCTAAAAGAGCTTTTAGTTCAGTTTTATCTTGACGGTAAAGTCATTCCTCCTAAAATCTACCTTCCTTATGAGTTAGAAGAAAAAGAGGATTTAGAAGAAGTTTTAACAGAAAACGCAAATTATAAAGTAGAAATATTAGTCCATCCAGAGTCAGAAGAATTTATCGTGTTAAAACAAATAGCACTAAAAAACCTTAAAGAGTATGTCATTTCAGAAAAACGACAAGAAAAACCTTGGTATGCAGGACTTGCCGAAGAGATTAAAACAGTGCTCAAACTTTCTAAAGAACCACGTAAGATTGAAGCTATAGACCTCTCTCAGTTTTATGGAGAGGCAAAAGTAGGGGCTACGGTCTGTTTTTTTGAGGGAGAACCAGATAAAAGTCTTTATAGAAGATATCACATAAAAGAAGCCGGAAGAGATGACTATTCTATGCTTTATGAAGTCTTATATCGGAGGTTAAAACGAGGATTAGAAGAACAAAACCTTCCTGACCTATTCTTGATAGACGGAGGGAAGGGACATTTAGAAACAGCCTTAAGAGTAGTTGAAGACTTAAACCTAAAAGAAGTAGAGATAAGAGCGATTGCTAAGAACGAAAAAAGACAGCCTGAAAAACTTTATATCCCTGGAAGAAAAAATCCTGTCTTTCTCCCCAAACATAAAGAAGTTCATCATTTTATCGGACGGATTATGGAAGAGGCTCATAGGTTTGCTAAAACCTTTGCAGAAAAAAGTAAAACCCAAAAAAACCTTTTAGGTTGGTTAGACAACATCCGAGGAATAGGACCAAAACGCAAAGAAGTGCTTCTCTCCCATTTTAAAAGTCTCGAAGAAATAATTCAAGCACCTTTAGAGAAAATCGCTAAACTACCAGGATTTAATCTAAAACTGGCAAAAACCTTAAAGGAAAATTTGACAAGATATCAAACCTAA
- the lspA gene encoding signal peptidase II, with the protein MKTFWVWANLVFVLDRLTKFCFINLNYPGNQDIWKVFPGFNLVKVWNKGIAFGLFAKDSLLGTLGLILANLIILGLVFYWAKNKAYKPEARLETFGLGLIFGGGLSNLLDRLVFGSVFDFIDLYVGNYHWPAFNVADIGITVGLFILIYQQIKNVS; encoded by the coding sequence ATGAAAACCTTTTGGGTATGGGCTAACCTTGTTTTTGTGTTAGATAGATTAACCAAATTTTGTTTTATAAACCTTAACTATCCGGGAAATCAAGACATTTGGAAGGTTTTTCCTGGTTTTAACCTGGTTAAGGTATGGAATAAAGGTATAGCCTTTGGTTTGTTTGCTAAAGATAGTCTATTAGGAACCTTAGGTTTGATATTGGCAAACCTAATTATCTTAGGTTTAGTGTTTTATTGGGCTAAAAATAAGGCTTATAAACCTGAAGCAAGGCTTGAAACCTTTGGATTAGGGTTGATTTTTGGAGGAGGACTTAGTAATCTTTTAGACCGGCTGGTGTTTGGTTCGGTTTTTGATTTTATCGACCTTTATGTAGGAAACTACCATTGGCCTGCTTTTAACGTGGCAGACATAGGGATTACCGTAGGACTGTTTATCCTAATTTACCAGCAGATAAAAAATGTTTCTTAA
- a CDS encoding 3-isopropylmalate dehydrogenase, giving the protein MTRKGGSCKRKKEGAQEVKKEAKKTYKIAVIPGDGTGPEVIREGIKVLEAAGRRFNLKFEWNFFDWGGERYLKTGETIPEGGIEELKKHDAIYLGAIGHPEVKPGILEKEILLRIRFELDQYVNLRPIKLYPGVWTPIKDKGPEDIDFVVVRENTEGLYAGGGGFLRKGTPYEVAIQESINTRYGVERCIRFAFEYCRKRNKKKKVTLVGKTNVLTYAFDLWYRVFQEVGQEYPDIEKDYAHVDATCMWFVKNPEWFDVIVTDNMFGDIITDLGAMIQGGMGIAAGGNINPNGVSMFEPIGGSAPKYTGKNVINPLAAICAGMMMLEHLGEEEAAKAIEKAVIKVCRDHLKSLSAGQMGYTTTEVGDLVAKYTEEGVEL; this is encoded by the coding sequence ATGACAAGAAAAGGAGGAAGTTGTAAAAGGAAAAAAGAAGGGGCTCAAGAAGTAAAAAAAGAAGCAAAGAAAACTTACAAAATAGCTGTAATTCCGGGAGATGGAACAGGACCTGAAGTAATAAGAGAAGGTATTAAGGTATTAGAGGCTGCAGGAAGAAGGTTCAACCTAAAGTTTGAATGGAATTTTTTTGACTGGGGAGGAGAAAGATACCTTAAAACCGGTGAAACCATCCCTGAAGGAGGCATTGAAGAACTTAAAAAACATGACGCTATTTATTTGGGGGCCATCGGTCATCCTGAGGTTAAACCTGGCATTCTTGAAAAAGAAATCTTATTGAGGATTAGGTTTGAACTTGACCAATACGTTAACCTTAGACCGATTAAACTTTATCCAGGAGTTTGGACCCCTATTAAAGATAAAGGTCCAGAAGATATAGATTTTGTAGTAGTCAGAGAAAATACAGAAGGTCTTTATGCAGGAGGTGGTGGCTTTTTAAGGAAAGGTACTCCTTATGAGGTAGCTATCCAAGAGTCCATTAATACAAGATATGGAGTAGAAAGGTGCATAAGGTTTGCCTTTGAATACTGCAGAAAGAGAAACAAAAAAAAGAAGGTTACGTTAGTAGGCAAGACCAATGTTTTAACCTATGCCTTTGACCTTTGGTATAGGGTGTTCCAAGAAGTAGGACAAGAATACCCTGATATAGAAAAAGATTATGCCCATGTAGACGCAACCTGTATGTGGTTTGTCAAAAACCCTGAATGGTTTGACGTTATCGTTACAGACAACATGTTTGGCGACATCATCACAGACCTTGGGGCTATGATACAAGGTGGTATGGGTATAGCAGCCGGAGGAAATATCAACCCTAACGGGGTCTCTATGTTTGAGCCTATCGGTGGCTCTGCTCCTAAATATACAGGAAAAAACGTCATCAATCCCTTGGCTGCTATCTGTGCAGGTATGATGATGTTAGAACATTTAGGAGAAGAAGAAGCAGCAAAAGCCATAGAAAAAGCGGTTATCAAAGTCTGCAGAGACCATTTAAAAAGCCTGTCTGCAGGACAAATGGGTTATACTACCACCGAAGTAGGAGATTTGGTGGCTAAGTATACTGAAGAAGGAGTGGAACTTTAG
- the pabB gene encoding aminodeoxychorismate synthase component I, translated as MKFIWVNSETFPYQVLSFENPLEVLVLEDHLYTEKFFKKLQSFIKKGFYACGFLSYELGYLLEKKLNHLFKKPNLPVGWFAIYPPPQIFSVNPSCLRTTNFNLETFICDVSKTTYQKNIQKIKEYIVSGDVYQVNYTFKLKFTLRGHPLELFYQLLFSQRCKYGFFLEGKDFWIASLSPELFLKKEGPFLTTSPMKGTIKRAPLFILDQETKRKLWFDEKNRAENVMIVDLLRNDLGRVCFPGEVWVEELFKIETYPTLHQMISSIKGRLFTEDLFEVFKALFPCGSVTGAPKIRAMEIIAELEKEPRGVYTGAIGYIDPKGNFLFNVGIRTLVFFKQGLDLYQGEAGIGSGIVWDSQPEKEYEECLLKAKFFLNPVPYFQLIETFWFKLNTPNPLLKFHYQRLIFSAKFFRFKLPESLKNFASFKSLIQEKIPDPKKYKVRFLLYPEGKIELSFLPFEGWKKELKIAFMKRNFDLSYFSYHKTTIRSPLDEALKKAKELGFDEVVFYDENGRILEGSFSTFFAKKDGKLFTPALNLKILDGVIRKYLIKKNIAIEQELFLEDLKRFSEIYIGNAVRGLGKVKDWFILK; from the coding sequence ATGAAGTTTATTTGGGTTAACTCAGAAACGTTTCCCTACCAAGTCTTATCTTTTGAAAATCCTTTAGAGGTTCTCGTATTAGAAGACCATTTATATACAGAAAAATTCTTTAAAAAACTACAAAGTTTTATAAAAAAAGGCTTTTATGCCTGTGGATTTTTAAGCTATGAGTTAGGGTATTTATTAGAAAAAAAACTTAACCATTTATTCAAAAAGCCTAATCTTCCAGTTGGTTGGTTTGCTATCTATCCTCCCCCTCAAATTTTTTCCGTTAATCCTTCTTGCTTGAGAACCACAAACTTTAACCTTGAAACCTTTATTTGTGATGTTTCTAAAACTACCTATCAAAAAAATATCCAAAAAATTAAGGAATACATAGTCTCAGGAGATGTTTATCAGGTTAACTATACCTTTAAGTTAAAGTTTACTTTACGAGGCCATCCTTTAGAACTGTTTTATCAACTGCTATTTTCTCAGCGGTGTAAATACGGATTTTTTTTAGAAGGAAAAGATTTTTGGATAGCCTCTTTATCCCCAGAACTTTTTCTTAAAAAAGAGGGCCCTTTTTTAACCACCTCTCCGATGAAAGGAACGATAAAAAGGGCTCCTCTCTTTATTTTAGACCAAGAAACCAAAAGAAAACTTTGGTTTGACGAAAAAAACCGAGCAGAAAACGTTATGATAGTAGACCTCTTAAGAAACGACTTAGGCAGGGTTTGCTTTCCAGGAGAAGTTTGGGTAGAAGAGCTTTTTAAAATAGAAACCTACCCTACCCTTCATCAGATGATCTCTTCTATTAAAGGAAGGCTTTTCACCGAAGACCTGTTTGAGGTTTTTAAAGCCCTTTTCCCTTGTGGGTCAGTTACCGGTGCTCCCAAAATACGGGCGATGGAAATCATCGCTGAGCTCGAAAAAGAGCCTCGGGGAGTTTATACCGGTGCTATAGGCTACATAGACCCAAAAGGCAACTTTTTATTTAACGTTGGTATAAGAACTTTAGTGTTTTTTAAGCAAGGGTTAGACCTTTATCAAGGAGAAGCAGGAATAGGAAGTGGGATTGTTTGGGATAGCCAACCTGAAAAAGAATATGAAGAATGTTTGCTCAAAGCAAAGTTTTTCTTAAATCCAGTACCTTATTTTCAACTGATAGAAACTTTTTGGTTTAAACTTAATACCCCTAACCCTCTTTTAAAATTTCACTATCAAAGATTGATTTTTTCTGCTAAATTTTTTAGGTTTAAACTCCCTGAATCTTTAAAAAATTTTGCTTCTTTTAAAAGTCTTATCCAAGAAAAAATTCCAGACCCAAAAAAATATAAAGTAAGGTTTCTTCTTTATCCTGAGGGAAAGATAGAACTATCCTTTCTCCCTTTTGAAGGTTGGAAAAAAGAGTTAAAAATAGCCTTTATGAAGCGCAATTTTGATTTAAGTTATTTTTCCTATCATAAAACTACCATAAGGTCCCCTTTAGATGAGGCTCTAAAAAAAGCAAAAGAGTTAGGATTTGACGAAGTAGTATTTTATGATGAAAACGGAAGAATTCTCGAAGGTTCTTTTTCTACTTTTTTTGCTAAAAAAGATGGTAAACTTTTTACTCCGGCTTTAAACCTAAAAATTCTTGATGGCGTTATAAGAAAATACTTAATCAAAAAGAATATAGCTATAGAGCAAGAACTTTTCCTTGAAGACCTAAAAAGGTTTTCAGAAATTTACATAGGGAATGCGGTGCGTGGACTTGGTAAAGTAAAAGATTGGTTTATACTAAAATGA
- a CDS encoding sigma-54 dependent transcriptional regulator, whose product MRYKGRILVVDDEVDIREGLAIFFQKEDYRVDTAENKKDALEYFSKKEYDVVFLDLKLPDGNGLDLLKEFLEINYESQIIVISAYGNIETAVSAIKMGAFDFLEKPFSVYQAKVAVEKAIEKKKLILENLYLKFSLKEKEEKIPFIGEDPKIKQILEKAKIIASTDCTVLITGESGTGKGLLAKKIHEMDLIYKGPFVCVDCGAVVPTLFESELFGHAKGAFTGAQQAKIGKIEFAQGGVLFLDEIGNIPLDLQAKLLKVVEEKEFSPVGSLKVIKANVRIIAATNKDLKEEVKKGTFREDLYYRLNVVSLHLPPLRERKGDILILSNYFLKHFCEKYKKPLKLFSPKVLSLFMEYNWPGNIRELKNLIERLVIFSTKDEITEKDLLLAEFEPLTKEKNVERLTEEMFTSTFEEILPIEEIEKQYIMKVLKQLNWNKSLAAKKLKIDRKTLTQKLKKWGVDKEMVI is encoded by the coding sequence ATGCGGTATAAAGGAAGGATTTTGGTAGTAGATGATGAAGTAGACATAAGAGAAGGGTTGGCTATTTTTTTTCAAAAAGAAGATTATCGGGTGGATACAGCTGAGAATAAAAAGGACGCTTTAGAATATTTTTCTAAAAAGGAGTATGACGTAGTATTTTTAGACCTAAAACTTCCAGATGGAAACGGACTTGACCTTTTAAAAGAATTTTTAGAGATAAACTATGAAAGTCAGATTATCGTTATTTCAGCCTACGGGAATATAGAGACCGCAGTTTCTGCTATTAAAATGGGGGCTTTTGATTTTTTAGAAAAGCCCTTCTCGGTTTATCAGGCTAAGGTAGCGGTTGAAAAGGCTATAGAGAAAAAAAAGCTTATCCTGGAGAACTTATACCTTAAGTTTAGTTTAAAAGAGAAAGAAGAAAAAATACCCTTTATAGGTGAAGACCCTAAGATTAAACAAATTCTTGAGAAGGCTAAAATTATTGCTTCAACCGACTGCACCGTCCTTATTACAGGAGAATCAGGAACAGGTAAAGGGCTTTTAGCTAAAAAGATTCACGAAATGGATTTAATTTATAAAGGACCTTTTGTATGTGTAGACTGTGGAGCAGTGGTACCGACCCTTTTCGAAAGTGAACTTTTTGGCCATGCTAAAGGGGCTTTTACCGGAGCCCAACAAGCCAAAATAGGAAAAATAGAGTTTGCTCAAGGAGGGGTGCTTTTTCTTGATGAAATAGGTAACATCCCACTTGACTTGCAAGCCAAACTTCTAAAAGTAGTAGAAGAGAAAGAGTTCAGCCCTGTAGGTAGTTTAAAGGTTATTAAAGCAAACGTAAGGATAATAGCCGCTACCAACAAAGACCTAAAAGAAGAGGTAAAAAAAGGAACCTTTAGAGAAGACCTTTATTATCGTCTTAATGTAGTAAGCCTACATCTTCCCCCTTTAAGAGAACGAAAAGGAGATATCCTGATTTTATCAAACTACTTTTTAAAACATTTTTGTGAAAAATACAAAAAACCTTTAAAGCTTTTTTCTCCCAAGGTTTTGAGTCTTTTTATGGAATATAATTGGCCAGGCAACATAAGGGAATTAAAAAATTTAATAGAAAGATTGGTAATTTTTTCTACTAAGGATGAAATCACAGAAAAAGACTTGCTTTTGGCTGAGTTTGAACCTCTAACTAAAGAAAAAAACGTAGAAAGATTAACAGAAGAGATGTTTACTTCTACTTTTGAAGAAATTTTACCTATAGAGGAAATAGAAAAACAGTATATAATGAAGGTGCTTAAACAGCTTAACTGGAACAAAAGTTTAGCCGCAAAAAAATTAAAAATAGATAGAAAAACTTTAACTCAAAAACTTAAAAAGTGGGGAGTTGATAAAGAAATGGTAATATAA
- a CDS encoding sulfide-dependent adenosine diphosphate thiazole synthase produces the protein MELEIQRAIVKYGMEDLYDYSDVDVLIVGAGPSGLTCAKYLAEKGYKVAVYEKRLSFGGGIGGGGNMIPKIVVQEEVLPIVNDFKIRYKKAEKGLYVVDPAELIAKLATGALDAGAKFFLGVYVEDVIVRDNPPKVCGVLWKWTAIEMAGLHVDPLFTQSKALVDASGHGAEIVQIAAEKNPELNIFIKGERSNWSEVSEKVVVEHTAKVAEGLYVTGIAVCEVFGLPRMGPIFGGMLMSGKRIAEIIDKDLSK, from the coding sequence ATGGAGCTTGAGATCCAGAGGGCTATCGTAAAGTATGGTATGGAAGACCTTTATGATTACAGTGATGTAGATGTACTGATAGTAGGAGCAGGTCCTTCAGGACTTACATGTGCTAAGTATTTAGCTGAAAAAGGCTATAAGGTAGCGGTTTATGAAAAACGTTTGTCCTTTGGTGGAGGTATAGGTGGTGGTGGTAATATGATACCTAAAATAGTGGTTCAAGAGGAGGTATTGCCTATAGTAAATGATTTTAAGATACGATATAAAAAAGCAGAGAAAGGTTTGTATGTGGTTGACCCTGCTGAACTTATCGCTAAACTGGCTACAGGGGCTTTAGATGCTGGAGCTAAGTTTTTTCTTGGAGTATATGTAGAGGATGTAATAGTCAGGGATAACCCACCTAAGGTCTGTGGGGTGTTGTGGAAGTGGACAGCTATAGAAATGGCAGGTCTTCATGTAGACCCACTTTTTACTCAGTCTAAAGCTTTGGTCGATGCCTCTGGTCATGGGGCTGAAATTGTACAAATTGCCGCTGAAAAAAATCCAGAGTTAAACATTTTTATCAAAGGAGAAAGGTCTAACTGGAGTGAAGTTTCTGAAAAGGTGGTGGTAGAACATACTGCTAAGGTAGCAGAAGGGCTTTATGTTACAGGAATAGCCGTTTGTGAGGTTTTTGGCCTTCCAAGAATGGGTCCTATTTTTGGCGGGATGCTTATGAGTGGCAAAAGAATAGCAGAGATTATTGACAAGGATCTATCTAAATAA
- the murC gene encoding UDP-N-acetylmuramate--L-alanine ligase, whose protein sequence is MKVFFIGIGGIGMCGVAGLLKQSGYQVFGSEKAEVYPPASEILKELKIRVFPFDPENINQIKPDCVVVGNSVKAEHLEVLKTQELKIPLFSFPQFLEKNCFNGKKVLVCAGTHGKTTTTALLSYLMKKGGYEPSFLIGGVLKDEGRNFGYAEGKWIVIEGDEYPSAFFDKVPKFFHYKPYAVILTSLEYDHADVYPDLETLKKAFIEFIKLLPEDGLLVYNGDEPNLKEVITRANPKAKVISYGKEKSNDFRLVEAETFWGEKCFMSKFKVNQSDKEEIFQVSLVGEYNMLNTLGVIALLKGLNLFNQDIKEGLKTFPGIKRRQEVVYKSNELVVIDDFAHHPTAVRVTLGELKKAVKPELTVLFFEPRTNSSKRKIFQQAYVESLCLADVIYLKEPIGLENIPQEDRIDLDRMVEEIRFKNKKAFKLTEEFNLITTFDWLNYPGKKLVVFMSSAYMEKEMQGLLKLLF, encoded by the coding sequence ATGAAGGTATTTTTTATAGGAATCGGTGGAATAGGAATGTGTGGAGTAGCAGGTCTTTTAAAACAATCTGGATATCAAGTTTTTGGTTCAGAAAAAGCAGAGGTTTATCCTCCGGCTTCAGAAATTTTAAAAGAATTAAAGATTAGAGTCTTTCCTTTTGACCCAGAAAACATAAATCAAATCAAACCCGATTGTGTAGTGGTAGGAAACTCGGTCAAGGCTGAGCATCTGGAAGTTTTAAAGACTCAAGAGTTAAAAATCCCGCTATTTTCTTTTCCCCAATTTCTTGAAAAGAATTGTTTTAACGGAAAAAAGGTTTTAGTTTGTGCTGGAACCCATGGCAAGACAACTACTACTGCACTTTTAAGTTATTTAATGAAAAAAGGTGGATATGAGCCTTCATTTTTGATAGGAGGGGTGTTAAAGGATGAAGGGAGAAATTTTGGTTATGCCGAAGGAAAATGGATAGTGATAGAAGGAGATGAATATCCTTCTGCTTTTTTTGACAAGGTACCTAAGTTTTTTCATTATAAACCTTATGCTGTTATCTTAACGAGCTTAGAGTATGATCATGCAGATGTATATCCTGATCTCGAAACTTTAAAAAAAGCCTTTATAGAATTTATAAAACTTTTACCTGAGGATGGGTTGTTGGTTTATAACGGTGATGAACCTAATTTAAAGGAGGTAATAACAAGGGCAAACCCTAAAGCTAAGGTTATTTCATACGGAAAAGAAAAGAGCAATGATTTTAGGTTGGTGGAAGCTGAAACTTTTTGGGGAGAGAAGTGTTTTATGTCTAAGTTTAAGGTTAACCAATCTGATAAAGAAGAGATTTTTCAGGTAAGTTTGGTAGGAGAATATAACATGTTAAACACCTTAGGGGTGATAGCTTTATTAAAAGGATTAAATCTTTTTAATCAGGACATAAAAGAGGGATTAAAAACCTTTCCGGGAATAAAAAGAAGACAAGAGGTAGTCTATAAATCTAATGAGCTTGTGGTAATAGATGATTTTGCCCATCACCCTACCGCGGTTAGAGTTACTCTTGGTGAGCTTAAAAAAGCAGTAAAACCAGAGTTAACCGTGTTGTTTTTTGAACCTCGGACCAACTCAAGCAAGCGTAAGATTTTTCAACAGGCTTATGTAGAAAGCTTATGCTTAGCCGATGTGATTTATCTTAAAGAACCAATAGGGTTAGAAAACATTCCTCAAGAAGACCGGATAGACCTTGATAGAATGGTAGAAGAGATTAGATTTAAAAATAAGAAAGCTTTTAAACTGACAGAAGAGTTTAACCTAATAACAACCTTTGATTGGTTAAACTATCCTGGTAAAAAACTGGTAGTGTTTATGTCTAGTGCTTATATGGAAAAAGAAATGCAAGGATTGTTGAAACTGCTATTCTGA
- a CDS encoding sensor histidine kinase, translating into MENSIIFTKDSIEKINYPTAISECERVGLEFKHKIVYYNSRFLRDFIYLLKDDEVVFLEELFGPVFDTFGLTFFTFENNFYYLFNLPINPNYTIHVFIQEKDWFRFPYWINTERLASLGKLAGEISHELKNPLSGILLYASMLKEEIGEVPTYQTWLERIISLTERCRMIINGLLTFGRPEEEKREWVEVNFTIKKVYELLSEYPLFKNIKFNLKLQTNLPQIYASQGQIEQVLFNLFINAAQAMKGKGEITVETFFKNDTIVIKVKDTGPGIPSEIMPFIFDPFFTTKEKGEATGLGLSICYGIIKNHGGRINVYNLKEGGACFEILFPLLTREALREDAV; encoded by the coding sequence TTGGAAAACTCTATAATTTTTACTAAGGATAGCATAGAAAAAATTAATTACCCTACTGCTATTTCTGAATGTGAAAGGGTAGGGCTTGAGTTTAAGCATAAAATCGTTTATTATAACTCAAGGTTTTTAAGGGACTTTATTTATCTTCTTAAAGATGATGAGGTGGTTTTTTTAGAAGAGCTTTTTGGTCCGGTTTTTGATACCTTTGGGTTGACGTTTTTTACCTTTGAAAACAATTTTTATTACCTTTTTAATCTTCCTATTAATCCAAATTATACTATACATGTGTTTATTCAGGAAAAAGACTGGTTTAGATTTCCTTACTGGATTAACACCGAAAGACTTGCCAGTTTGGGGAAATTAGCAGGTGAAATATCTCATGAGTTAAAAAATCCTTTAAGTGGTATCCTTCTTTATGCCAGTATGTTAAAGGAGGAAATCGGAGAGGTTCCTACCTATCAGACATGGTTAGAAAGGATTATCAGCCTTACTGAAAGATGTAGGATGATTATCAACGGACTGTTGACTTTTGGGAGACCTGAGGAAGAAAAAAGAGAATGGGTAGAGGTTAATTTTACCATAAAGAAGGTATATGAGCTTCTGTCGGAATATCCTTTATTTAAAAACATAAAATTTAACTTAAAATTACAAACCAACCTTCCCCAGATTTATGCGAGCCAAGGCCAGATAGAGCAGGTGTTGTTTAATCTTTTTATTAACGCTGCCCAGGCTATGAAGGGAAAAGGAGAAATTACCGTAGAAACTTTTTTTAAAAACGATACGATAGTGATAAAAGTAAAAGATACAGGTCCAGGTATACCTTCTGAGATCATGCCTTTTATTTTCGACCCTTTTTTTACTACCAAAGAAAAAGGTGAGGCTACCGGTTTGGGACTTTCCATTTGTTATGGTATTATCAAAAACCATGGAGGAAGGATAAACGTTTACAACCTAAAAGAGGGAGGGGCTTGTTTTGAAATTCTTTTTCCTTTATTAACCAGGGAGGCTTTAAGAGAAGATGCGGTATAA